From the Nodularia sp. NIES-3585 genome, one window contains:
- a CDS encoding carbon dioxide-concentrating mechanism protein CcmK produces MSIAVGMVETLGFPAVVEAADAMVKAARVTLVGYEKIGSGRVTVIVRGDVSEVQASVGAGVESVKRVHGGEVLSTHIIARPHENLEYVLPIRYTEDVEQFRENVNAIRPFGRRP; encoded by the coding sequence ATGTCAATCGCAGTAGGAATGGTTGAAACGCTGGGCTTTCCGGCAGTAGTAGAAGCTGCTGATGCGATGGTGAAAGCCGCTCGCGTTACGTTGGTGGGCTATGAAAAAATCGGTAGCGGTCGAGTTACAGTCATCGTTCGCGGTGACGTTTCCGAAGTGCAAGCTTCCGTGGGTGCTGGAGTAGAATCAGTCAAACGAGTCCACGGTGGCGAAGTATTATCCACCCACATCATTGCTCGTCCCCATGAAAACTTAGAATACGTCCTACCAATTAGGTATACCGAAGACGTAGAACAATTCCGGGAAAATGTCAACGCGATTCGTCCTTTTGGTAGAAGACCGTAA
- a CDS encoding EutN/CcmL family microcompartment protein: MQIAKVRGTVVGTQKDPSLRGVKLLLLQLVDEEGNLLPSYEVAADTVGAGADEWVLVTRGSAARQILGNEQRPLDAAVVAIIDTIHLENRLMYSKKEQYR, from the coding sequence ATGCAAATTGCCAAAGTTCGTGGCACAGTAGTCGGCACGCAAAAAGATCCAAGTCTTCGAGGTGTCAAACTACTGTTGTTGCAATTAGTCGATGAAGAAGGAAATCTCCTGCCAAGCTACGAAGTAGCAGCAGATACCGTAGGTGCAGGAGCAGATGAGTGGGTGCTGGTCACTCGTGGCAGTGCCGCTCGTCAAATTCTCGGTAACGAACAGCGTCCTTTGGATGCAGCAGTAGTGGCGATTATTGATACCATTCACTTGGAAAATCGCCTTATGTACAGCAAAAAAGAGCAGTATCGATAG
- a CDS encoding carbon dioxide-concentrating mechanism protein CcmK produces the protein MPIAVGMIETKGFPAVVEAADAMVKAARVTLVGYEKIGSARVTVIVRGDVSEVQASVSAGVEAARRVNGGEVLSTHIIARPHENLEYVLPIRYTEAVEQFRT, from the coding sequence ATGCCAATTGCAGTTGGAATGATTGAGACTAAAGGCTTTCCAGCAGTAGTAGAAGCTGCTGATGCGATGGTGAAAGCCGCCCGTGTTACGTTAGTGGGATATGAAAAAATTGGTAGCGCTAGGGTAACCGTGATTGTGCGGGGAGATGTATCTGAAGTACAAGCTTCGGTTTCTGCCGGCGTTGAAGCGGCCAGAAGAGTTAATGGTGGTGAAGTATTATCAACTCACATCATTGCCCGTCCCCACGAAAACCTAGAATACGTTTTGCCGATCCGGTATACCGAAGCTGTGGAACAGTTCCGAACTTAG